The segment ATAGGCACGAGGCGAGGGATAAACAAGGCAACGAACCCATGCTAATGAGACTACCCTTGAACCTTAAGAGCAAGAGGTCCGGGGCGGTAGACGGCGTAATACGAATTAAAAAGGATCGGCCATGATCGGGCAAAAAATAAGAATCAAAAAGAATGACAAAGTCATGGTTATTTCCGGGAAAGAAAAGGGTAAGGTTGGAAAAATCCTTAAAGTCTTTCCGGAAAAAAACCGGGTAATCGTAGAAAAAGTCAACTATATCAAACGGCATACACGTCCCGGAGGAAAGGTCAGTAAAGGGGGTATCATTGAAAAAGAGGCCCCCCTCCATGTTTCCAATGTGAAGCTCATCTGTGGAAAATGCACCGACCCGGTTCGGGTTGGTTATCAGAGGCAACCGGATGGGAAAACGCTCCGCATTTGCAAAAAATGCGGGGAGATTTTGGAGAATAAATAGCCGGGAAAGGATGTAAGAGGGCATGTCCAGAATAAAAGATCTTTATGAAAACGAAGTCAAACCCCAACTGATCAAAGAGTTTAATTTTCGCAATGTCATGGAAGTCCCCAAGCTCCAGAGTATTGTGCTCAATATGGGCCTTGGGGAAGCTATTCAAAATATCAAGATCATGGATAATGCCGTTGAAGAACTGGCTCTCATCGCCGGGCAAAGACCGGTGGTTACCCGGGCCAAAAAATCCATCGCATCCTTTAAATTGCGGGAAAATATGCCCATCGGCTGTATGGTGACCCTGCGAAGAGATCGCATGTTCGACTTCCTGGAAAAATTGATCCACATTGCCTTGCCGCGGGTTCGGGATTTTCGGGGGGTATCACCAAAATCCTTTGACGGGCGCGGTAATTATACTTTGGGGATCCG is part of the Deltaproteobacteria bacterium genome and harbors:
- the rplE gene encoding 50S ribosomal protein L5, whose protein sequence is MSRIKDLYENEVKPQLIKEFNFRNVMEVPKLQSIVLNMGLGEAIQNIKIMDNAVEELALIAGQRPVVTRAKKSIASFKLRENMPIGCMVTLRRDRMFDFLEKLIHIALPRVRDFRGVSPKSFDGRGNYTLGIREHIIFPEINYDKIDKVKGLNITIVTTSKTDEEGRLLLKLLGMPFRN
- a CDS encoding 50S ribosomal protein L24, with the protein product MRIKKNDKVMVISGKEKGKVGKILKVFPEKNRVIVEKVNYIKRHTRPGGKVSKGGIIEKEAPLHVSNVKLICGKCTDPVRVGYQRQPDGKTLRICKKCGEILENK